Proteins from a genomic interval of Halomonas alkaliantarctica:
- a CDS encoding ABC transporter ATP-binding protein → MATLQLNNIVKDFGGTQVIKGVDLEVKDREFVVFVGPSGCGKSTLMRMIAGLESTTSGDISIDGERINDVGPADRGLAMVFQSYALYPHMTVEDNMGFSLRLAKVTQAERREKVLAAARILQLEELLDRKPRALSGGQRQRVAIGRAIVRNPSIFLFDEPLSNLDAALRVQMRIELARLHEELDATMIYVTHDQIEAMTMADKIVVLQGGVVEQIGSPMELYHHPRNRFVAGFIGSPKMNFLDVEVRGADAEGVDVVLPGGDCRVPVEGNGISSGDTLTLGVRPEHLTIDDQGPLTGNIVVIERLGGATTLYLENADSQWTLVADGDVANRVHDQVRFSFDPACAHLFNGSGEALPQRHRHPLVAIDRKENRAPLA, encoded by the coding sequence ATGGCAACGCTACAACTTAACAACATCGTCAAAGACTTCGGCGGCACCCAAGTCATCAAGGGGGTCGATCTAGAGGTCAAAGACCGCGAATTTGTGGTCTTCGTCGGGCCCTCGGGCTGCGGCAAGTCGACCTTGATGAGAATGATCGCCGGGCTCGAGAGCACCACTAGCGGCGATATCTCTATCGATGGTGAGCGCATCAACGACGTTGGCCCAGCCGACCGCGGGCTGGCGATGGTCTTCCAGAGCTACGCGCTTTACCCGCATATGACCGTCGAGGACAACATGGGCTTTAGCCTGCGTCTGGCCAAGGTGACCCAGGCCGAGCGTCGCGAGAAAGTCCTCGCCGCCGCGCGCATTCTGCAACTCGAAGAGCTTCTCGACCGCAAGCCCCGCGCGCTGTCCGGCGGCCAGCGCCAGCGCGTGGCGATCGGCCGGGCAATCGTGCGCAACCCAAGCATCTTCCTATTCGACGAGCCGCTATCGAATCTCGACGCGGCGCTGCGCGTACAGATGCGCATTGAGCTGGCGCGGCTGCACGAGGAGCTCGACGCGACGATGATCTACGTCACCCACGACCAAATCGAGGCCATGACCATGGCCGACAAGATCGTCGTGCTGCAAGGCGGCGTGGTCGAGCAGATCGGTTCGCCGATGGAGCTCTACCATCACCCACGCAACCGCTTCGTGGCGGGTTTCATAGGCTCACCGAAGATGAACTTCCTGGATGTCGAGGTTCGCGGGGCTGACGCTGAGGGGGTCGACGTGGTGCTGCCCGGCGGCGATTGTCGGGTTCCGGTCGAGGGCAACGGTATCAGCAGCGGCGACACGCTGACGCTGGGCGTCCGTCCAGAGCACCTCACGATTGATGATCAGGGGCCGTTGACGGGCAATATTGTGGTCATCGAGCGCCTTGGCGGAGCGACCACCCTCTATCTAGAGAACGCTGACAGCCAATGGACATTGGTAGCCGACGGCGATGTCGCTAACCGGGTGCACGATCAAGTACGCTTTTCCTTCGATCCGGCCTGCGCGCACCTTTTCAATGGCAGCGGCGAGGCATTGCCCCAACGACACCGCCATCCACTGGTCGCCATTGACCGTAAGGAAAACCGCGCACCGCTAGCCTGA
- a CDS encoding SDR family oxidoreductase: protein MNVMSQFDLSGKVAVVTGGNGGLGEAFAHALAQAGAQVAIAARGQTRSLEVVKALQDSGHRAMAVEVDITQPEAADTLLDEVEATLGPVDIFLNNAGACHHAPALDVTPERWQDIFDINVHGLWYCAQAAGRRMQSRGGVIINIGSISAMIVNRPQMQPAYNASKAAVHQLTKSLAAEWAPYGIRVNALAPGYVKTSMAPVDNPRFKPRWIDDAPMQRAATPEELGPTIVYMASNASSFMTGSIVVVDGGYTLW, encoded by the coding sequence ATGAACGTGATGTCACAGTTCGATCTCAGCGGTAAGGTCGCAGTCGTCACCGGCGGCAACGGCGGGCTCGGAGAGGCATTCGCCCATGCACTGGCCCAGGCCGGCGCTCAGGTCGCCATCGCCGCCCGTGGGCAAACGCGCAGCCTGGAAGTGGTTAAGGCTCTGCAGGACTCGGGGCATCGCGCCATGGCGGTGGAAGTCGACATTACCCAACCCGAAGCGGCTGACACCCTGCTCGACGAGGTCGAGGCCACCCTCGGCCCGGTCGATATCTTCCTCAACAACGCCGGCGCCTGCCATCACGCTCCGGCGCTGGATGTCACCCCGGAGCGCTGGCAGGACATCTTCGATATCAATGTGCATGGACTCTGGTACTGCGCCCAGGCTGCCGGACGGCGGATGCAGTCGCGCGGCGGTGTGATCATCAACATTGGCTCGATCTCGGCGATGATCGTCAACCGACCACAGATGCAGCCCGCCTACAACGCCTCCAAGGCCGCCGTACATCAATTGACCAAGTCACTAGCCGCGGAATGGGCCCCTTACGGTATTCGCGTCAACGCGCTAGCTCCCGGCTACGTCAAGACCAGCATGGCGCCGGTCGACAACCCCAGGTTCAAGCCACGCTGGATTGACGACGCACCCATGCAGCGCGCAGCCACTCCCGAAGAGCTCGGCCCCACCATCGTCTATATGGCCAGTAATGCATCGAGTTTCATGACCGGCTCCATCGTCGTGGTGGATGGCGGCTACACCCTCTGGTAA
- a CDS encoding carbohydrate ABC transporter permease, translated as MNTSKRWLPLTFKIALLTLLLLWTLIPIVWMVLSSFKPNDIITASTPHVFFTPTLEHYTSLFSSGNSLWPYLLNSLFIAGVSTLIAVVLGCMAGFGLSRIRIKGKQHLAFWIISTRMAPIAAVIVPLYLLFRYLYLLDTHVGLIVAYLSFNLPFAIWLMTAFFDDLPPDLEEAAMIDGATKLQAFRYVVLPLMTPGLVTTAILCFIFAWNDYAFAQTFSGPSTQTIPIAAAQLLTQTGIDWGKLLAIGTIVVCPMAIAGLLVKRWLVKGLTLGAVK; from the coding sequence ATGAACACCTCCAAACGCTGGCTGCCCCTCACGTTCAAAATCGCTCTGCTAACACTTCTGCTGTTATGGACGCTGATACCCATCGTCTGGATGGTGCTGTCCTCTTTCAAACCAAACGACATCATCACCGCCAGTACGCCACACGTTTTCTTTACCCCAACCTTGGAGCATTACACCTCACTGTTCAGCAGCGGCAACAGCCTCTGGCCTTACCTGCTCAACAGCCTGTTCATCGCCGGCGTCTCGACGCTGATCGCCGTAGTGCTCGGCTGCATGGCCGGCTTCGGGCTGTCACGGATAAGAATCAAGGGCAAGCAGCACTTGGCCTTCTGGATTATCAGTACCCGTATGGCGCCGATCGCCGCGGTCATCGTGCCGCTGTACCTGCTGTTCCGTTACCTCTACCTGCTCGACACCCACGTCGGTCTGATCGTCGCCTATCTGAGTTTCAACCTGCCGTTCGCCATCTGGCTAATGACCGCGTTCTTCGACGATCTGCCTCCCGACCTAGAGGAAGCGGCGATGATCGACGGCGCCACCAAGCTCCAGGCGTTCCGCTACGTCGTGCTGCCACTGATGACCCCTGGGCTGGTGACCACCGCCATCCTATGCTTCATCTTCGCCTGGAACGATTACGCCTTCGCCCAAACGTTTTCCGGGCCCAGCACGCAGACCATTCCCATCGCCGCAGCGCAGCTGCTGACCCAGACTGGCATTGATTGGGGCAAGCTGCTGGCGATTGGGACCATCGTGGTCTGCCCAATGGCGATTGCCGGGCTGCTGGTCAAGCGCTGGCTGGTCAAGGGGTTGACCCTGGGCGCTGTGAAATGA
- a CDS encoding carbohydrate ABC transporter permease produces the protein MALTTGKPSAQRQGFELAMMSPALFLLALITLVPFFSIIWMSFNDVSLMGGLAFEFSGLENWKRVFTDPDIRSSWLISLVYFLATVGLEMVIGTVMALLVYSLTRGSNIIISMLLIPMFIAPVIVGLLGRFMLDPSHGLYAWLLNESGLFDGNILGSVGSAMVAVILMDVWEWTPLVALIVLAGLASVPEDTLEAAEMDGAKYSQKLIYIILPSISNILLVALLIRAMDAIRFFAIIFITTNGGPADSTKIIPIRLYDIAFRFFDLGYAAAVGITMLVFSIMVATAFTKLLKRQETSS, from the coding sequence ATGGCGCTGACGACCGGAAAACCCTCTGCGCAGCGACAGGGATTTGAGCTGGCGATGATGTCGCCAGCACTCTTTCTACTCGCCCTGATCACGCTGGTCCCGTTCTTCTCGATCATCTGGATGAGCTTCAACGACGTCAGCCTGATGGGCGGTCTGGCCTTCGAATTCTCGGGCCTCGAGAACTGGAAGCGGGTGTTCACGGACCCCGACATTCGCTCCAGCTGGCTGATCAGCCTAGTCTACTTCCTGGCCACGGTGGGCCTAGAGATGGTAATCGGCACGGTGATGGCGCTGCTGGTTTACAGCCTGACGCGGGGCAGCAACATCATTATCTCGATGCTGCTGATCCCGATGTTCATCGCGCCGGTTATCGTCGGGCTGCTAGGGCGTTTCATGCTCGACCCTAGTCATGGCCTGTATGCCTGGCTGCTAAATGAAAGCGGTCTGTTCGACGGCAACATCCTGGGCAGCGTCGGCTCCGCGATGGTTGCGGTCATCCTCATGGATGTCTGGGAATGGACCCCGCTGGTCGCGCTGATCGTCCTGGCGGGGCTTGCTTCAGTACCCGAAGACACCCTGGAAGCGGCCGAGATGGACGGCGCCAAGTACAGCCAGAAGCTGATCTATATCATTCTGCCATCGATCTCCAACATTCTACTGGTGGCGCTGCTGATACGCGCCATGGACGCGATTCGTTTCTTTGCGATCATCTTTATCACCACCAACGGCGGCCCTGCGGATTCCACCAAGATCATACCCATTAGGCTCTACGATATTGCCTTCCGGTTCTTTGATCTGGGCTATGCCGCCGCTGTGGGTATCACCATGCTGGTGTTCTCGATCATGGTCGCTACGGCATTCACGAAACTGCTCAAACGCCAGGAGACGAGTTCATGA
- a CDS encoding ABC transporter substrate-binding protein produces MTQFKRRDILKGMGGLAGLSLMGAGPLRTALAQGMASDEAWKQASGTTIQFISENTPPTTAIAANLASFQELTGITVNITEMQLGALVQKVALDFGAGRSAFDVIYADPYQVLAPYHRGLVDLNTFINDDQQPVVPQGIEDFIPSQLAAAGRFKDSESLYTLPYDCPTMIWIYRRDLFEKYHDQMQQDLGFDPTPSDSTTWEQYYQIAEWFSNGNASEVQYGTGHQALQYDSLMCDFSNVLFAYGGDYFANGQQVGLLGTDSPGECQLTSEPALEAARFYQKLLKVAHPGSTSWDWTGVANAFQNGEFAMMPEWHEFAGSLESSPLQGKIGYAPLPKGPARSANLWGGTGIGINANASAEKQKAAWLFLVWATSPQTQLMGLKSEVGGGTPTRQSVYDMPEVKAASTPPTDMPNMLTADTMLTAWQDDHIGLRPKIAQWNEVDTVIFTELSKMLAGQMSPEETMQSAKQRIDRIVGA; encoded by the coding sequence ATGACCCAGTTCAAGCGTCGCGACATATTAAAAGGAATGGGTGGACTCGCCGGCCTATCGTTGATGGGCGCAGGCCCACTGCGCACGGCTCTAGCCCAAGGCATGGCCAGCGATGAGGCTTGGAAGCAGGCCAGTGGCACCACCATCCAATTCATCTCCGAGAACACGCCGCCGACCACCGCCATCGCCGCCAACCTGGCGTCTTTCCAGGAACTCACCGGCATCACCGTCAACATCACCGAAATGCAGCTGGGTGCCCTGGTACAGAAAGTTGCGCTGGACTTCGGCGCTGGGCGCAGCGCCTTCGATGTGATCTATGCCGATCCTTACCAAGTACTCGCGCCATATCACCGAGGCCTAGTCGATCTCAATACCTTCATCAACGACGACCAGCAGCCGGTCGTGCCCCAGGGTATTGAGGACTTCATTCCCTCGCAACTGGCCGCCGCGGGCCGTTTCAAAGACAGCGAAAGCCTGTATACCCTACCCTACGACTGCCCGACGATGATTTGGATCTACCGGCGTGACCTGTTCGAAAAATACCACGACCAGATGCAACAGGATCTCGGCTTTGACCCAACCCCGTCGGACAGCACCACCTGGGAGCAGTACTACCAGATCGCCGAGTGGTTCAGTAATGGCAACGCCAGCGAGGTTCAGTACGGCACCGGTCACCAGGCCCTACAGTACGATTCGCTGATGTGCGACTTCTCCAATGTGCTGTTCGCCTACGGCGGAGATTACTTTGCCAACGGCCAGCAGGTCGGTCTACTCGGCACCGACTCCCCTGGCGAATGCCAACTGACCAGCGAACCCGCTTTGGAAGCCGCGCGCTTCTACCAGAAGTTGCTCAAGGTCGCCCACCCCGGCAGCACCAGCTGGGATTGGACCGGCGTCGCCAACGCCTTCCAGAACGGCGAGTTCGCGATGATGCCAGAGTGGCACGAGTTCGCTGGCTCACTGGAAAGCTCTCCGCTACAAGGCAAAATTGGCTACGCCCCGCTGCCTAAGGGGCCAGCGCGCAGCGCCAACCTGTGGGGCGGCACCGGGATCGGAATAAACGCCAACGCATCGGCCGAAAAGCAGAAAGCAGCCTGGCTATTCCTGGTCTGGGCGACCTCACCACAAACCCAACTGATGGGGCTAAAGAGCGAGGTCGGCGGCGGCACCCCGACACGCCAATCGGTTTATGACATGCCCGAGGTCAAGGCCGCCAGCACCCCGCCCACCGACATGCCCAACATGCTCACAGCGGACACCATGCTGACCGCCTGGCAGGACGATCACATCGGCTTGAGGCCCAAGATCGCTCAGTGGAACGAGGTCGACACGGTGATCTTCACCGAGCTTTCCAAGATGCTGGCGGGGCAGATGTCTCCAGAGGAAACTATGCAGAGCGCTAAGCAGCGCATTGACCGCATCGTTGGGGCGTGA
- a CDS encoding NAD(P)-dependent alcohol dehydrogenase, translated as MKAKALVLEKKHELSLREIDLPDQLGPDDVRVRIHTVGICGSDVHYYTHGQIGPFVVREPMVLGHEASGVVTEIGRNVSHLHVGERVCMEPGIPNPSSRAAKLGVYNVDPSVRFWATPPVHGCLTAEVVHPAAFTFALPESVSFAEGAMIEPFAIGMQAVIKARMQPGDVCVVTGAGPIGLMVALAAIAGGASEVLVSDLVEEKLAIAAHYDGITPVNVSRESLREAVDKRCGHDWGADVVFEASGSPSVYDDILACARPAGAIVLVGMPVDPVTFDIVSAQAKELRIETVFRYANVYDRAIDLIASGKVDLKPLITETFDFEQSIDAFERAASARPNDVKLQITLDT; from the coding sequence ATGAAAGCAAAAGCTCTGGTGCTGGAGAAGAAACACGAACTGTCGTTACGTGAGATCGACCTCCCCGATCAGCTCGGCCCGGATGACGTTCGCGTGCGCATCCATACCGTCGGCATCTGCGGTAGCGACGTGCATTACTATACCCACGGCCAAATCGGCCCCTTCGTTGTCCGCGAGCCAATGGTACTCGGCCATGAAGCATCGGGCGTAGTGACTGAAATCGGCCGTAACGTAAGCCACCTTCATGTGGGCGAGCGGGTGTGCATGGAGCCTGGTATCCCCAACCCCAGCTCGCGCGCCGCCAAACTGGGTGTCTACAACGTCGACCCCAGCGTCCGTTTCTGGGCCACGCCACCCGTACACGGTTGCTTAACCGCCGAGGTCGTCCATCCAGCAGCGTTCACCTTCGCACTTCCCGAGTCGGTTTCCTTTGCCGAAGGGGCCATGATTGAGCCGTTTGCGATCGGCATGCAAGCGGTCATTAAGGCGCGCATGCAACCGGGCGACGTCTGCGTCGTGACCGGTGCCGGACCGATCGGCCTGATGGTCGCCCTGGCTGCGATTGCGGGCGGTGCCAGCGAGGTGCTGGTCTCCGATTTGGTTGAGGAAAAGTTAGCGATCGCGGCCCACTATGATGGCATCACGCCGGTCAACGTTTCACGAGAATCCCTGCGAGAAGCCGTCGACAAACGTTGTGGCCACGACTGGGGGGCCGATGTGGTGTTCGAGGCCAGCGGCAGCCCTAGCGTTTACGATGACATTCTGGCCTGTGCCCGGCCTGCCGGTGCGATTGTGCTGGTTGGCATGCCCGTCGATCCGGTCACCTTCGACATCGTTTCGGCGCAAGCCAAGGAACTGCGCATTGAGACGGTGTTCCGCTACGCCAACGTCTACGATCGGGCGATCGACCTGATCGCTTCGGGCAAGGTAGACCTCAAACCACTGATTACGGAGACCTTTGATTTCGAACAAAGTATCGATGCGTTCGAACGTGCTGCAAGCGCACGACCCAATGATGTCAAGCTACAGATCACGCTTGATACCTAA
- a CDS encoding AraC family transcriptional regulator produces MMTSHLNNTPLGAPVFECISQDPKFSFYWHCHDFPAPIARWNYHPEYELHLIRYSAGYYFVGDYIGRFEPGNLVLVGPNMPHAWFSELNDVQPVIKGRDVVLQFKGEWLEHMMALCPELNCLSTLIENSALGVEFEGEAAARCAELLVRMGEQDNAGRLLTMLTILRSLSQSEYHTLAGRGYALDAKGASSEQVDAVLRYIHDHFNEELRMSTLAKNNGMTPSTFSRFFKHATGDTFVAFLRRIRIGHACRLLLEGRQSIADICFEVGYNNLSNFNRHFRELKGMTPRQYQQNTADLVPKE; encoded by the coding sequence ATGATGACTTCGCATCTCAACAATACGCCTCTCGGTGCGCCTGTTTTCGAGTGCATCAGTCAGGATCCGAAATTCAGTTTCTACTGGCACTGCCATGATTTCCCCGCCCCTATTGCCCGCTGGAATTACCATCCTGAATACGAGTTACATCTCATCCGTTATTCGGCGGGGTATTATTTTGTAGGGGATTATATCGGCCGCTTCGAACCCGGTAACTTAGTGCTGGTGGGACCGAATATGCCGCACGCCTGGTTTAGCGAGCTCAATGACGTGCAGCCAGTCATAAAGGGACGTGACGTCGTCCTTCAGTTCAAGGGTGAGTGGCTGGAGCACATGATGGCGCTCTGCCCGGAGCTCAACTGCCTGTCGACGCTCATTGAGAACTCGGCCTTGGGAGTGGAGTTCGAGGGTGAAGCTGCAGCGCGCTGTGCCGAGCTTCTGGTCAGGATGGGCGAGCAGGACAATGCCGGTAGGTTACTGACCATGTTGACCATTTTGCGCAGCCTCTCGCAAAGTGAATATCATACCCTGGCTGGTCGTGGGTACGCCCTGGATGCTAAGGGTGCCTCCTCCGAACAGGTTGATGCCGTACTGCGCTATATTCACGACCACTTCAATGAAGAACTGCGCATGTCGACACTGGCTAAGAATAACGGCATGACGCCTTCTACCTTTTCGCGTTTTTTTAAGCACGCCACCGGCGACACCTTCGTTGCCTTCCTCAGGCGGATCCGCATCGGGCACGCTTGCCGCCTATTGCTTGAAGGTAGGCAGTCCATCGCCGATATATGCTTCGAGGTTGGTTACAACAACCTATCCAATTTCAACCGTCACTTTCGTGAGCTAAAGGGCATGACGCCCCGTCAGTACCAGCAGAACACGGCTGACCTTGTACCTAAGGAATGA
- a CDS encoding VRR-NUC domain-containing protein has product MNSAFATPTASLDDPFYYLTNFRFVLAWVGERHADLLAADELAFLEQFKTLPQASQALLVRMVMRKGELFRLSKLRYTEVGDSAEAIAPLVALGWVEGDPALSVDELFNQLRLAELRQVFADEIRAAGLSASSAKTVLYGTLESQLTHAATLQTWWANATDRVVRLTIMHICDRLRLMFFGNLRQDWAEFVLTELGLQRFDFVPFTPQSRAFQSRQEVDTYLALHRLRERLDAGGQPADLHLEVPPPTANRWLATRRARLLLQLGREAERSGDSVLALKLYSESGSSEARIRQLRVLERQGEHQAAFELATHALKSSPNETEHQALARILPRVQRRLKLPAEPSDPEPAHERWDLSLPGPQWVERAVVEALSEPEAPVNYVENALLTGLFGLLCWPVIFAPLPGAFFHPFHNGPADLYRDDFVARRRDAFDACLARLEDGSYREVIRSTWREKHGLASPFVHWAIVDEPLVELALSCIPAVHLRLCFERLLGDLKANRAGLPDLIQFMPDAAVGEPRYRMIEVKGPGDRLQDNQRRWLTFFHRHEMPVAVCYVRWAESDELEV; this is encoded by the coding sequence ATGAACAGTGCTTTCGCGACACCTACCGCCTCCCTCGATGACCCCTTCTATTACCTGACGAACTTTCGCTTCGTTTTGGCCTGGGTGGGGGAGCGCCACGCTGATCTGCTCGCAGCAGACGAGCTGGCCTTTCTTGAACAGTTCAAAACCTTGCCGCAGGCTTCTCAAGCGCTGCTGGTGCGCATGGTAATGCGTAAAGGCGAGCTGTTTCGGCTTAGCAAATTACGCTATACCGAGGTAGGCGACAGCGCAGAGGCGATAGCGCCACTGGTCGCGCTGGGCTGGGTCGAGGGTGATCCAGCTCTTAGCGTCGATGAGTTGTTTAACCAACTGCGCCTTGCCGAGCTGCGTCAGGTGTTTGCCGACGAGATACGCGCCGCTGGACTTAGCGCCTCTAGCGCCAAAACCGTGCTCTACGGCACACTGGAAAGCCAGCTCACACACGCCGCTACGCTGCAGACCTGGTGGGCTAACGCGACTGACCGTGTGGTGCGCCTCACCATCATGCATATTTGCGACCGCCTGCGACTGATGTTCTTTGGTAACCTGCGCCAGGACTGGGCCGAGTTCGTGTTGACCGAACTGGGGCTGCAGCGTTTTGACTTTGTACCTTTTACGCCGCAATCCCGCGCTTTCCAATCGCGTCAGGAAGTCGATACCTACTTAGCGCTCCATCGCCTGCGTGAACGTCTCGATGCAGGGGGCCAGCCTGCCGACCTACATCTTGAGGTGCCGCCGCCCACGGCCAACCGCTGGTTAGCTACGCGGCGCGCCCGATTACTGCTGCAGTTGGGTAGAGAGGCGGAGCGTAGCGGCGATTCGGTGCTAGCGCTGAAACTATATAGCGAGTCAGGTAGCAGCGAGGCGCGCATTCGGCAATTGCGGGTGCTGGAGCGGCAGGGCGAACACCAGGCGGCCTTTGAGCTGGCCACCCATGCACTTAAGAGCAGCCCTAACGAAACCGAGCACCAGGCGCTGGCGAGAATTCTGCCACGCGTGCAGCGGCGGCTTAAACTGCCTGCTGAACCGAGCGACCCCGAACCCGCCCATGAGCGCTGGGACTTATCATTGCCTGGGCCGCAGTGGGTCGAACGCGCTGTGGTCGAAGCACTCAGCGAGCCTGAGGCGCCGGTCAACTACGTGGAAAACGCGCTGCTGACCGGGCTGTTTGGTCTGCTCTGCTGGCCAGTGATTTTCGCCCCCCTGCCAGGGGCCTTCTTCCATCCTTTCCACAATGGCCCGGCGGATTTATACCGCGACGATTTTGTGGCACGGCGGCGAGACGCCTTCGATGCTTGCCTTGCGCGTCTGGAAGACGGCAGTTACCGCGAAGTGATTCGATCCACCTGGCGGGAGAAACACGGCCTGGCGTCCCCCTTTGTGCACTGGGCGATTGTTGATGAACCGCTGGTTGAGCTGGCGCTTTCGTGTATTCCCGCTGTGCACCTACGGCTGTGCTTTGAGCGGCTGCTAGGTGATTTGAAAGCCAACCGGGCCGGGCTGCCCGACTTGATTCAATTTATGCCCGATGCGGCTGTTGGCGAGCCGCGCTATCGGATGATTGAGGTCAAAGGCCCCGGTGATCGGCTGCAGGATAACCAGCGCCGCTGGCTGACGTTTTTTCACCGTCACGAGATGCCCGTCGCGGTATGTTACGTGCGCTGGGCGGAAAGCGACGAGCTTGAGGTATGA